In Acidobacteriota bacterium, a single genomic region encodes these proteins:
- a CDS encoding prohibitin family protein yields the protein MATYGFDKDKTINVGGSGFFRGIGILVVAFLAVILLFASVAKVPAGHVGVLTLFGKVQTDQYLDEGIHLVNPFKVNNVMSVRTQELKESATVPSSEGLVMALDTSLLYRIRPDRAAHLYQSVGPQYVSVVIEPTLRSAIREATASHSANALYTGEREKVGQEIYTALARELGKRGIEVESIFLRDIQLPAALKTSIELKQQAEQESLAMSFKLQKERQEADRKRIEAEGIRDFQKTVSAGLSPELLTWKGIEATEHLADSKNAKIVIIGNPKNGLPLVLGQQ from the coding sequence ATGGCGACATACGGTTTCGATAAAGACAAGACGATCAACGTTGGTGGTAGCGGATTCTTCCGCGGCATCGGCATCCTGGTGGTGGCTTTCCTGGCGGTGATATTGCTGTTCGCGAGCGTGGCCAAGGTGCCCGCCGGACACGTGGGCGTGCTCACGCTGTTCGGCAAGGTGCAGACCGACCAGTATCTCGACGAAGGCATCCACCTGGTGAATCCCTTCAAGGTCAACAACGTGATGTCGGTGCGGACGCAGGAGCTGAAGGAGTCGGCGACCGTGCCCTCGAGCGAGGGCCTGGTGATGGCGCTCGACACCTCGCTGCTCTACCGGATCCGGCCCGACCGCGCCGCTCATCTCTATCAAAGCGTGGGTCCGCAGTACGTGTCGGTGGTGATCGAGCCGACGCTGCGCTCGGCCATCCGCGAGGCCACGGCTTCGCACTCGGCCAACGCGCTCTACACCGGAGAGCGCGAGAAGGTGGGGCAGGAGATCTACACTGCGCTGGCGCGCGAGCTCGGTAAGCGCGGCATCGAAGTGGAGAGCATCTTCCTGCGCGACATCCAACTGCCGGCGGCGCTCAAGACCTCGATCGAGTTGAAGCAGCAGGCCGAGCAGGAGTCGCTGGCAATGTCGTTCAAGCTGCAGAAAGAGCGCCAGGAAGCCGACCGCAAACGCATCGAGGCGGAGGGCATCCGCGACTTCCAGAAGACAGTGAGCGCCGGCCTCTCGCCGGAGCTGCTGACGTGGAAGGGCATCGAAGCGACCGAGCATCTGGCCGACTCGAAGAACGCCAAGATCGTGATCATCGGGAATCCGAAGAACGGGCTGCCCCTGGTGCTGGGACAACAGTGA
- a CDS encoding ABC transporter ATP-binding protein — protein sequence MKMLLTVRDLNVEFPSGSGWLPAIREVSFEIGEGESLGLVGESGSGKSVTALAIMRLLIPQARAQGEIVFSFASGGPVNLLAIDEDRMRQVRGAGISMIFQEPMTALNPVMRVGDQVAEAVLAHDSSKKKEAWQRAVEMLREVQIPEPERRARDYPHQLSGGQRQRVMIAMAIVNRPRLLIADEPTTALDVTVQAQILELLAELRRKFGLAMLFISHDLGVVSQIADRVAVMYEGSIVEMGPMREIFRAPAHPYTKGLLAAIPTLRSDRSKPLATVGKLPPAPAELLPLREVGPQHFVRA from the coding sequence ATGAAGATGCTGCTGACGGTTCGCGATCTCAACGTCGAGTTCCCTAGCGGCAGCGGTTGGTTGCCCGCCATCCGCGAGGTCAGCTTCGAGATCGGCGAAGGCGAATCGCTCGGCTTGGTGGGCGAGTCGGGTTCGGGGAAGTCGGTGACCGCGCTCGCCATCATGCGGCTGCTGATCCCGCAGGCGCGCGCGCAGGGCGAGATCGTTTTTTCTTTTGCAAGCGGGGGCCCCGTAAATCTGTTGGCCATCGACGAGGACCGGATGCGGCAGGTGCGGGGCGCCGGCATCAGCATGATCTTTCAGGAGCCGATGACGGCGCTGAATCCGGTGATGCGCGTGGGCGACCAGGTGGCGGAGGCGGTGCTGGCGCACGACAGCAGTAAGAAGAAGGAAGCGTGGCAGCGCGCCGTCGAGATGTTGAGGGAGGTACAGATCCCGGAGCCGGAGCGGCGGGCGCGGGATTATCCACACCAGCTCTCCGGCGGCCAGCGGCAGCGCGTGATGATCGCCATGGCCATCGTCAACCGGCCGAGGCTGCTGATCGCTGACGAGCCCACCACCGCGCTCGACGTCACCGTACAGGCGCAGATACTCGAGCTCCTGGCTGAGCTGCGCCGGAAGTTCGGCCTGGCCATGCTGTTCATCTCGCACGACCTCGGAGTGGTGTCACAGATCGCCGACCGCGTTGCCGTGATGTATGAGGGTTCCATCGTCGAGATGGGCCCGATGCGCGAGATCTTCCGCGCGCCCGCGCATCCTTATACCAAGGGACTGCTGGCGGCGATCCCGACGTTGCGGAGCGACCGCTCGAAGCCGCTGGCCACGGTGGGCAAGCTGCCGCCGGCGCCGGCAGAACTGCTGCCGCTACGCGAGGTTGGGCCGCAACATTTTGTACGCGCCTAA
- a CDS encoding metallophosphatase family protein, giving the protein MRILIISDIHANLEAMDASLAAAPPHELVLNLGDVVGYGASPNEVMDRSRKLGKHFVRGNHDKACSGVSGIDGFNPVAGLAALWTMKELTPDNLGFLKALPQGPLQVDGLGEVQLVHGSPLDEDEYIIVQRDAYEPLTKATVAITFFGHTHIQGGFSANSEGQWTTIRPLYASKGKIEKFDLQLAASTKYLLNPGSIGQPRDGDPRAAFLSYDTDKNVVTFHRVPYDIKGAQTRIFDAKLPDRLALRLADGR; this is encoded by the coding sequence GTGCGCATCCTCATCATCAGCGACATCCACGCGAACCTCGAGGCCATGGACGCATCGCTTGCGGCCGCGCCGCCGCACGAGCTGGTGCTCAATCTGGGCGACGTGGTGGGCTATGGGGCGAGTCCGAACGAAGTGATGGACCGCTCGCGCAAACTGGGCAAGCATTTCGTCCGCGGCAATCACGACAAAGCGTGCAGCGGGGTCAGCGGCATCGACGGATTCAATCCCGTGGCCGGCCTGGCCGCGCTCTGGACGATGAAAGAACTCACGCCCGATAATCTCGGATTCCTCAAGGCGCTGCCGCAAGGCCCGCTGCAGGTCGACGGTCTCGGGGAGGTGCAGCTCGTCCACGGTTCCCCACTGGATGAGGACGAGTACATCATCGTGCAGCGCGACGCTTACGAGCCGCTCACCAAGGCGACGGTCGCCATCACTTTTTTCGGACACACGCACATCCAAGGCGGGTTCTCGGCGAACAGCGAGGGCCAGTGGACGACGATCCGTCCGCTCTATGCTTCGAAAGGCAAGATCGAGAAGTTCGACTTGCAACTCGCCGCCAGCACGAAGTATCTGCTCAATCCGGGCTCGATCGGACAGCCGCGCGATGGCGATCCGCGCGCCGCCTTCCTCTCCTACGACACCGACAAGAATGTGGTGACGTTCCACCGCGTGCCGTATGACATCAAGGGCGCGCAGACGCGCATCTTCGACGCCAAACTTCCCGACCGTTTGGCGCTGCGCCTGGCGGACGGACGCTGA
- a CDS encoding ribonuclease HI family protein: MANLFQRERPEHYLIAHIDGGARGNPGPAGYGALLEDESGKKIAELSEFLGVRTNNFAEYSGLLAAIAYAVAQQQKALLVVSDSELLVKQMKGQYKVRAPELQTLHKRAQEMVRQLDWFEIRHVRREQNREADRLANAAMDSGMGGKRAVEANAYAKKPGPQARSAKSKAAGDGVKNGIVKNGVVEFLGEPLPEGTLVKVRTKD, from the coding sequence ATGGCGAACTTATTCCAACGCGAGCGTCCCGAGCATTACCTGATCGCGCACATTGATGGCGGCGCGCGCGGCAATCCCGGGCCCGCCGGCTACGGCGCGCTGCTCGAAGATGAGAGCGGGAAGAAGATCGCTGAGCTGAGCGAGTTCCTGGGTGTGCGCACCAACAATTTCGCCGAGTACTCCGGACTGCTGGCCGCGATCGCATACGCGGTCGCTCAGCAGCAGAAAGCGTTGCTGGTGGTGAGCGATTCGGAATTGCTGGTCAAGCAGATGAAGGGGCAGTACAAGGTCCGCGCTCCCGAGTTGCAGACGCTGCACAAGCGCGCGCAAGAGATGGTGCGGCAGCTGGACTGGTTCGAGATCCGGCACGTGCGCCGCGAGCAGAACCGCGAGGCCGACCGCCTGGCCAACGCGGCGATGGATTCAGGCATGGGCGGCAAGCGTGCCGTCGAAGCCAACGCCTACGCCAAGAAACCGGGGCCGCAAGCTCGGTCCGCGAAAAGCAAAGCAGCCGGCGACGGGGTGAAGAACGGCATCGTGAAGAACGGCGTGGTGGAGTTCCTGGGCGAGCCGCTGCCCGAGGGCACACTGGTGAAAGTCCGCACAAAAGATTGA
- a CDS encoding nucleoside 2-deoxyribosyltransferase → MKLFLAGPLFNAAEREFNHRLRDALAADGHDVWLPQEKEPRERGGAAIFKKDVEGIDWAEVVIANMDGPDPDSGTCWECGYAYARKKPVLAYRTDLRHAEDAALGRFNLMIEKSATKVLLLPGASVDQVARKVLAALDKLEI, encoded by the coding sequence ATGAAACTCTTCCTTGCGGGGCCGCTGTTCAACGCCGCCGAGCGCGAGTTCAATCACCGGCTGCGCGATGCGCTCGCCGCCGACGGGCACGACGTCTGGCTGCCGCAAGAGAAGGAACCGCGCGAGCGTGGCGGGGCGGCCATTTTCAAAAAGGATGTGGAAGGCATCGACTGGGCCGAGGTCGTGATCGCCAACATGGACGGTCCCGACCCCGATTCCGGCACCTGCTGGGAGTGTGGTTACGCGTACGCGCGCAAGAAGCCGGTGCTCGCTTACCGCACCGACCTGCGGCATGCGGAAGATGCCGCGCTGGGACGCTTCAACCTGATGATCGAGAAGTCCGCCACCAAGGTGTTGCTGCTGCCGGGCGCGAGCGTTGACCAGGTGGCGCGGAAGGTGCTGGCGGCGCTGGACAAGCTGGAGATCTAG
- a CDS encoding GatB/YqeY domain-containing protein, translating into MAISDQITKDVTAAMKARDQLRLSTLRMVKSALKNKEIDKRAPLDDKEAMQVLSTLIKQRKESIEHFSRGGRPELAEKEAAEIVIIESYMPQAVGAEEIAAQVRESIADMTATGTAPTMKDMGTVMKNVMARFAGARVDGKAVSDAVKQALTPKA; encoded by the coding sequence ATGGCCATCAGTGACCAGATCACCAAAGACGTCACCGCCGCTATGAAGGCGCGCGACCAGCTTCGCCTCTCCACCCTGCGCATGGTCAAGAGCGCGCTCAAGAACAAGGAGATCGACAAGCGCGCGCCGCTCGACGACAAGGAAGCCATGCAGGTGCTGAGCACGCTCATCAAGCAGCGCAAGGAATCCATCGAGCACTTCAGCAGGGGCGGCCGCCCCGAGCTGGCCGAGAAAGAAGCGGCCGAGATCGTGATCATCGAGAGCTACATGCCACAGGCGGTGGGCGCGGAAGAGATCGCGGCCCAAGTCCGCGAGTCCATCGCGGACATGACGGCCACCGGCACCGCTCCCACCATGAAAGATATGGGCACGGTGATGAAGAACGTGATGGCAAGATTCGCCGGCGCGCGCGTCGATGGCAAAGCCGTCAGCGACGCGGTGAAGCAAGCACTGACGCCGAAGGCGTGA